In one Aulosira sp. FACHB-615 genomic region, the following are encoded:
- a CDS encoding TIGR03279 family radical SAM protein: MTNLHPAKITKVLPDSIASEIGFEVGDAIVAINGTRPRDLIDYQFLCADEFLELEVLDSTGKTHHVEIEKDYDDDLGLEFETALFDALIQCNNRCPFCFIDQQPPGKRSSLYLKDDDYRLSFLYGSYLTLTNLPEREWQRIEQMRLSPLFVSVHATEPDIRIRLLKNQRAGQIMEQLRWFQKRRLQIHAQVVVCPGINDGEHLEQTLTDLASFYTGDVPAVASVAVVPVGLTRFRPSEDELIPVTREKAQEVILQVRAIAKQFRQKCGSNVVWLADEWFLIAGEELPTEAEYEDYPQIDNGVGSIQLFIKQFASAATQLLPSQISPPRKLTWVVGNAVEKAFQPILQRLNSVDGLEVNMMALASDYWGQAISVTGLLTGHDLLLNLQNKDLCDGILLPNVMLKHGELVFLDDVKVADLETKLNTKIFPVAGVEELINTCVG, from the coding sequence ATGACTAACCTTCATCCAGCCAAAATTACCAAGGTGCTACCCGACTCCATCGCCTCTGAGATTGGCTTTGAGGTGGGGGATGCGATCGTTGCTATTAATGGTACACGTCCCCGCGATTTAATTGATTATCAATTTCTCTGTGCAGATGAATTTTTAGAATTAGAAGTTTTAGATAGTACTGGCAAAACCCATCACGTTGAAATTGAAAAAGACTACGACGATGATTTAGGGTTGGAATTTGAAACCGCTTTATTTGATGCTTTAATTCAGTGTAATAATCGCTGTCCGTTTTGCTTTATTGATCAACAACCCCCAGGTAAACGCTCAAGCTTGTATTTAAAAGACGATGATTATCGTTTGAGCTTTTTGTATGGTTCTTACCTGACCTTAACCAATTTACCCGAACGGGAATGGCAGCGAATTGAACAAATGCGCTTGTCGCCGTTATTTGTGTCAGTTCACGCCACCGAACCAGATATTAGAATCCGGTTGCTGAAAAATCAGCGTGCGGGACAAATTATGGAACAATTGCGCTGGTTCCAAAAAAGACGCTTGCAAATTCATGCTCAAGTAGTGGTTTGCCCAGGAATTAATGATGGCGAACATCTGGAACAAACACTCACAGATTTAGCGTCATTTTATACTGGTGATGTACCTGCCGTGGCATCGGTGGCAGTCGTGCCGGTAGGTTTGACGCGGTTTCGTCCGTCAGAAGATGAACTGATACCTGTTACCAGAGAAAAAGCCCAAGAAGTTATTTTACAGGTGAGAGCGATCGCCAAACAATTTCGCCAAAAATGTGGCTCAAATGTTGTCTGGTTAGCCGATGAATGGTTTTTAATTGCCGGGGAAGAACTACCAACAGAAGCGGAATACGAAGACTATCCGCAAATTGATAACGGTGTCGGTTCAATTCAGTTATTTATCAAGCAATTTGCATCTGCCGCAACGCAATTACTCCCAAGCCAAATTTCTCCACCCAGAAAATTGACTTGGGTAGTAGGTAACGCCGTTGAAAAAGCATTTCAACCGATATTGCAACGCCTAAATTCTGTTGATGGTTTAGAAGTAAATATGATGGCTTTAGCCAGTGATTATTGGGGGCAAGCTATTAGTGTTACTGGCTTACTTACAGGGCATGATTTACTTTTAAATTTGCAAAATAAAGATTTATGTGATGGAATTTTGCTGCCAAATGTCATGCTTAAACATGGCGAATTAGTATTTTTAGATGATGTCAAAGTTGCAGACTTAGAGACAAAATTAAATACAAAAATATTCCCAGTCGCGGGAGTGGAAGAATTGATTAATACTTGTGTAGGATGA
- a CDS encoding undecaprenyl-diphosphate phosphatase, translating to MALSKRQWFVFMSVASAIISVAAFPLKVLSTPPTPEAGGVQQMNILQAIVLGFVQGMTEFLPISSTAHLKVVPVVLGWGDPGVAFTAVIQLGSIAAVLWYFWGDLTKIATGAFRAIAQKDYADYDLRLSIGIALGTLPIVFFGLLIKRFIPDYDNSPIRSIGAIAIASIVMSILLGIAEKLGKRERDFEQLTMNDGLLMGLAQSLALIPGVSRSGSTLTAGLFMTLQRETAARFSFLLGIPAITLAGLVELKSALGEVSSTGFLPLIAGVISAAIFSYISIAGLLRFLKTKSTWVFIWYRLAFGIAILGAISAGILKNS from the coding sequence ATGGCTTTATCAAAACGTCAATGGTTCGTGTTTATGAGTGTCGCCTCAGCAATAATTTCAGTTGCGGCATTTCCACTCAAAGTCCTGAGTACTCCACCCACCCCAGAGGCTGGGGGAGTGCAGCAAATGAATATTTTGCAAGCAATTGTTTTAGGCTTTGTGCAGGGAATGACAGAATTCCTGCCGATTAGTAGTACCGCCCATTTAAAAGTTGTACCTGTAGTCCTTGGTTGGGGTGATCCGGGAGTGGCGTTTACGGCGGTAATTCAGTTGGGGAGTATTGCGGCGGTGCTGTGGTATTTCTGGGGAGATTTGACAAAAATTGCCACCGGGGCGTTTCGAGCGATCGCGCAAAAAGATTATGCTGATTATGATTTGCGTTTATCTATCGGCATTGCTTTAGGAACCTTGCCAATAGTCTTTTTTGGCTTATTAATTAAAAGATTTATCCCAGATTATGATAATTCACCAATTAGAAGTATCGGCGCGATCGCGATCGCCTCGATAGTTATGTCTATATTGTTGGGAATAGCAGAAAAACTCGGCAAAAGGGAACGGGACTTTGAACAATTAACCATGAATGATGGGCTATTGATGGGTTTAGCCCAATCTTTGGCGTTAATTCCTGGAGTTTCTCGTTCTGGTTCTACCTTAACCGCCGGCTTATTTATGACTTTACAACGGGAAACAGCCGCCAGATTTTCCTTTTTACTTGGTATTCCCGCCATTACCCTAGCTGGGTTAGTCGAGTTAAAAAGTGCTTTGGGTGAAGTTAGCAGTACAGGATTCTTACCCTTAATTGCTGGTGTGATTTCGGCGGCGATATTTTCTTATATATCCATTGCTGGCTTACTCCGCTTCCTCAAAACCAAAAGCACTTGGGTATTTATTTGGTATCGCCTCGCCTTTGGTATAGCTATTTTAGGTGCGATCAGTGCTGGAATTTTGAAAAATAGTTAA
- a CDS encoding DUF3120 domain-containing protein — protein sequence MINNTLFTYNASTTTIDKKLSVKNAASLGIEELESTLSASPSLPLLISSRQTWLVLTAAVFLVSVPVFIEAPLVRSLPGLSLAMTGFWVWLSFRLMSRPATYLWGDLLLGFSWSWLAGAIYWGWLRWEPFWHLPVESIGLPFACWCLARNWCKVGSWFYLGSLFGTVLTDVYFYIVDLMPYWRQIMQVEPDSVSPILQAAVTQVRTPWGQTWAVALALVLLTAGILPLRHQQKHWFAFGGAVLSTILVDSLFLLAALVA from the coding sequence TTGATTAATAACACATTGTTTACTTACAACGCCTCTACCACCACTATTGATAAGAAATTATCTGTAAAGAACGCTGCTTCACTGGGTATAGAAGAATTAGAATCTACACTTTCTGCGTCGCCATCTTTACCATTGTTAATATCGTCCCGACAAACTTGGTTAGTGTTGACGGCGGCGGTGTTTTTAGTATCAGTGCCAGTATTTATTGAAGCACCACTGGTGCGATCGCTACCCGGCCTCAGTTTAGCCATGACTGGATTTTGGGTATGGTTGAGTTTTCGCTTAATGTCTCGCCCTGCAACATACCTGTGGGGGGATTTACTTTTAGGCTTTAGCTGGAGTTGGTTGGCAGGGGCAATTTATTGGGGTTGGTTGCGTTGGGAACCTTTTTGGCATTTACCAGTGGAATCTATCGGCTTACCATTTGCTTGTTGGTGTCTAGCCAGAAACTGGTGCAAGGTTGGTAGTTGGTTTTATTTAGGTTCTTTATTCGGTACAGTTTTAACCGATGTATATTTCTATATAGTTGATTTAATGCCCTATTGGCGACAAATCATGCAAGTCGAACCTGACAGTGTGTCGCCGATTTTACAAGCTGCTGTTACTCAAGTCCGTACACCTTGGGGTCAAACTTGGGCTGTAGCGTTGGCATTAGTATTACTCACAGCCGGAATTTTACCTTTACGTCACCAGCAAAAACACTGGTTTGCATTTGGGGGAGCAGTGTTAAGTACTATTTTGGTAGACAGTTTATTTCTACTAGCTGCTTTAGTCGCGTAA
- a CDS encoding ester cyclase — protein sequence MTEINIENLPLWVQERDIVLKYNTQATWRYGEQPDYTRSNENLAKESLCNHPANSLEKLVQNLVRTFDIEANFKTNPQEWLSVVQDKFRMSTNGGTSYTLEDLVQAGTYKLLIGKTQHYQAPQEDFESSTQLFHTAFPDGFLWEVLEVYSAPPTIAFKWRHWGHFRGNFKDYVPTGQMIEVVGMSIVQVTENCKILSLEHYYDNGKFLNQLTSGGKMGNATQQQLTPAGTPSANSGKTTFLGFFRRFLPNRTKPASANTNASGCPFAALLR from the coding sequence ATGACTGAAATTAACATTGAAAATCTGCCACTTTGGGTACAAGAAAGAGACATCGTACTTAAATACAATACTCAGGCGACATGGCGTTATGGTGAGCAACCAGATTACACCCGCTCTAATGAAAATTTAGCTAAAGAAAGTCTGTGTAATCATCCAGCAAATTCCCTGGAAAAACTTGTCCAGAATTTGGTCAGAACTTTCGACATTGAAGCTAATTTCAAAACAAATCCTCAAGAGTGGTTGTCTGTAGTTCAAGATAAATTTCGGATGAGTACCAATGGCGGAACTAGCTATACATTAGAGGATTTAGTTCAGGCAGGTACTTACAAACTTTTGATTGGCAAGACCCAGCACTATCAAGCTCCCCAAGAAGATTTTGAATCTTCTACTCAGCTATTTCACACTGCATTTCCCGATGGTTTTTTGTGGGAAGTATTAGAAGTTTATTCTGCACCTCCTACCATTGCTTTTAAATGGAGGCATTGGGGACATTTTCGCGGTAATTTTAAAGATTATGTTCCGACTGGGCAGATGATTGAAGTAGTGGGGATGAGTATTGTTCAAGTAACAGAAAACTGCAAAATTCTGTCTTTAGAACACTATTACGACAATGGAAAATTTCTCAATCAATTAACTTCTGGCGGCAAAATGGGCAATGCTACTCAACAGCAGCTAACCCCAGCAGGAACACCATCAGCTAATTCTGGGAAAACAACTTTTTTGGGTTTTTTCCGGCGCTTCTTACCAAATAGAACCAAACCAGCATCGGCTAATACAAACGCTAGTGGTTGTCCATTTGCTGCTTTATTACGTTAA
- the psbU gene encoding photosystem II complex extrinsic protein PsbU, which produces MKRLVRLLTVFSLLLGCWGWLGTTGVAQAAGINSLALPQVPVLAVELRNRADQKLATEFGKKIDLNNTNVRAFQNYPGLYPTLAKKIIKNAPYKSVEDVLNIEGLSDRQKQILQANFDNFTVTEQESVFNEGDDRFNNGIYR; this is translated from the coding sequence GTGAAAAGATTGGTGCGTTTATTAACAGTATTTAGTTTGTTGCTGGGTTGCTGGGGATGGTTAGGTACAACAGGTGTAGCCCAAGCTGCTGGGATCAACAGTTTGGCTTTACCACAAGTGCCTGTTTTAGCAGTGGAGTTACGTAACCGGGCAGATCAAAAGTTAGCAACGGAATTTGGTAAAAAAATTGATTTAAACAACACCAATGTCCGCGCTTTCCAAAATTACCCCGGTTTGTATCCTACCCTAGCTAAGAAAATCATCAAAAATGCACCTTACAAAAGTGTAGAAGATGTGCTGAATATTGAAGGATTGAGCGATCGCCAAAAACAAATCCTCCAAGCTAATTTCGACAACTTCACCGTTACCGAACAAGAATCAGTCTTCAACGAAGGAGACGATCGCTTTAACAACGGTATCTACAGATAA
- the nadB gene encoding L-aspartate oxidase, which produces MPEIEIPRQFDVIVVGAGAAGLYTALCLPESLQVGLITKETVTLSASDWAQGGIAAAIAPEDSPQLHIEDTIQAGAGLCDRQAVEFLAQEAPNCIQSLVNLGVAFDRHGNALALTLEAAHSRNRVLHAADTTGREVTTTLTAQVLHRQNIQVIQQALALSLWLEPETNRCQGISLFYQGEITWVKAKAVVLATGGGGQVFAQTTNPAVSTGDGVAIAWRAGAVLRDLEFVQFHPTALTKPGADRFLISEAVRGEGAHLVDDTGRRFAFDYHPAGELAPRDVVSRAIFSHLQKTAVDPATAHVWLDMRPIPPDKIQHRFPNIIKVCQRWGIDVFHEPIPVAPAAHYWMGGIVADLQNHTNIPGLYAVGETASTGVHGANRLASNSLLECIVFGAQMANIQLTDVELQPELSDLSVREFNLDENAWQAQQAQIAALREKLPRLVWQSAGICREQARLDEAIATIAAWQQDFVNLPLSQFLLSLRANETVKFQTLGIERQLRLWAETRNLLDVANLTLRSAAFRTESRGGHYRIDYPKTNPDWQIHTIVQSLHWSKSTPDVRDLKKY; this is translated from the coding sequence TTGCCTGAAATAGAAATTCCTCGCCAATTTGATGTGATAGTAGTCGGCGCTGGCGCTGCTGGACTATACACAGCGTTGTGTTTGCCAGAATCTTTGCAAGTCGGCTTAATTACTAAAGAAACTGTTACTTTGTCTGCTAGTGATTGGGCGCAAGGCGGAATTGCGGCGGCGATCGCTCCTGAAGATTCGCCACAGTTGCACATTGAAGATACAATTCAAGCTGGTGCTGGTTTGTGCGATCGGCAAGCTGTAGAATTTCTCGCCCAAGAAGCCCCTAACTGTATTCAATCTTTGGTAAATTTGGGCGTAGCTTTTGACCGTCATGGTAACGCCTTAGCTTTAACTTTAGAAGCTGCCCATTCTCGTAACCGGGTGCTTCATGCTGCTGATACCACTGGTCGAGAAGTCACAACTACTTTAACAGCGCAAGTATTACATCGCCAAAATATTCAAGTTATTCAGCAAGCTTTAGCCTTGAGTTTGTGGTTAGAACCCGAAACAAATCGCTGTCAAGGAATTAGCTTGTTTTATCAAGGTGAAATTACGTGGGTAAAAGCCAAAGCCGTAGTTCTCGCTACTGGTGGCGGTGGTCAAGTTTTTGCCCAAACAACTAACCCCGCCGTCAGTACAGGTGATGGGGTGGCGATCGCTTGGCGGGCTGGGGCTGTTCTGCGAGATTTGGAATTTGTGCAGTTTCACCCCACAGCTTTAACAAAACCAGGCGCAGATCGCTTTTTAATTAGTGAGGCTGTCAGAGGCGAAGGCGCACATTTAGTTGATGATACCGGGCGACGCTTTGCCTTTGACTATCACCCCGCCGGAGAACTCGCGCCCAGAGATGTGGTGAGTCGAGCGATTTTTAGCCATCTGCAAAAAACGGCGGTTGATCCAGCTACCGCCCATGTCTGGTTAGATATGCGCCCCATCCCGCCTGATAAAATTCAACATCGCTTTCCCAACATCATCAAAGTTTGTCAGCGTTGGGGAATTGATGTATTTCATGAACCAATTCCCGTTGCGCCTGCGGCCCATTACTGGATGGGTGGAATTGTCGCTGATTTACAAAATCACACCAATATTCCGGGTTTATACGCAGTCGGAGAAACTGCGAGTACGGGAGTACATGGAGCCAATCGTTTAGCGAGTAACTCTCTACTAGAATGTATTGTGTTTGGCGCACAGATGGCCAATATTCAATTGACAGATGTGGAATTACAACCAGAGTTGTCAGATTTATCTGTGCGGGAATTTAATTTAGATGAAAATGCTTGGCAAGCCCAGCAAGCACAAATAGCAGCATTACGGGAGAAATTACCCCGTTTAGTCTGGCAAAGTGCGGGGATTTGTCGAGAACAAGCAAGATTAGACGAGGCGATCGCAACAATAGCAGCTTGGCAGCAAGATTTTGTTAATTTACCTTTGAGTCAATTCTTGCTGTCTTTGCGTGCCAACGAAACTGTGAAGTTCCAAACTCTGGGTATAGAACGCCAATTAAGACTTTGGGCAGAAACTCGCAATCTACTGGATGTAGCTAATTTAACTCTCAGAAGTGCTGCTTTCAGAACAGAAAGCCGGGGCGGACACTATCGCATCGATTACCCAAAAACCAATCCAGATTGGCAAATTCACACAATTGTACAATCACTTCATTGGAGTAAATCTACACCTGATGTTAGAGATTTAAAGAAGTATTAA
- the mazG gene encoding nucleoside triphosphate pyrophosphohydrolase, which translates to MELNQNQAETLAALQELIDVVAKLRSPDGGCPWDLAQTPQTLIPYVIEEAYEVVDAIKSNDQVAITEELGDLLLQVVLQAQIASEDQQFSLKEVAQGISQKLIRRHPHVFGDVSVQNVDEVRQNWEQIKAAEKGEATPEKHQLSAKLSRYGRTLPPLMAAMKISQKAAAVGFEWENIDGVWAKFHEELAEFQQAVAEETPERQESELGDLLFAVLQLARWYNLDPSAALQGTNQRFVQRLQKMEAVVDRPLSDYSLDELETLWQQAKAQLAKEP; encoded by the coding sequence ATGGAATTAAATCAAAATCAGGCTGAAACATTGGCAGCGTTACAAGAATTAATTGATGTGGTGGCAAAATTGCGATCGCCTGATGGTGGTTGTCCTTGGGATTTGGCACAAACTCCACAAACTCTGATACCTTACGTGATTGAAGAAGCTTACGAAGTGGTGGACGCAATTAAAAGTAATGATCAAGTTGCCATTACTGAGGAATTAGGCGATTTACTTTTACAAGTTGTTTTACAAGCCCAAATCGCCAGCGAAGATCAGCAATTTTCCCTCAAAGAAGTCGCCCAAGGCATTTCCCAAAAACTCATCCGTCGCCATCCCCATGTTTTTGGTGATGTGTCGGTGCAGAATGTGGATGAAGTGCGGCAAAACTGGGAACAAATCAAGGCGGCAGAAAAAGGTGAAGCAACCCCAGAAAAGCACCAACTCAGTGCTAAACTCAGCCGTTATGGGCGCACTCTTCCCCCGTTGATGGCAGCAATGAAAATTTCCCAAAAAGCGGCGGCGGTAGGCTTTGAATGGGAAAACATTGATGGCGTGTGGGCAAAGTTTCACGAAGAATTGGCAGAGTTTCAGCAAGCTGTGGCGGAGGAAACACCAGAACGTCAAGAATCTGAATTAGGGGATTTATTATTTGCTGTACTGCAACTTGCCCGTTGGTATAATCTTGACCCTAGCGCCGCTTTGCAAGGAACAAATCAGCGATTTGTCCAGAGGTTACAAAAAATGGAGGCAGTGGTTGACCGCCCCCTTTCTGATTACAGTTTGGATGAGTTAGAAACGCTCTGGCAACAGGCAAAAGCCCAACTTGCCAAAGAGCCTTGA
- a CDS encoding aldehyde dehydrogenase family protein — protein MVTTTEPKQQVKIGPTKLLINNEWVDSVSGRRFATINPTTGDVICEVAEADAADVDKAVQAARHAFKGGEWRNMSATRRGELLYRLADLIEQNIDELARLETLDNGKPLQDSLGDLGLVIACYRYYAGWADKVQGKTIPINGPYFCYTRHEPVGVVGQIIPWNFPLLMQAWKLAPALATGNTVVMKTAEQTPLSALRVGELIIEAGFPPGVVNLLSGYGPTAGAAIAYHRDIDKVAFTGSTEVGHLIMEAAAKSNLKRVTLELGGKSPNIVFADADMDAAIAGSHEALFFNQGQCCCAGSRLFVEEKCYDEFVARTVEKARQRIVGDPFDAATEQGPQVDQEQFNKVMSYIESGMREGAQMLCGGQQVGDKGYFIAPTVFADVRDDMKIAQEEIFGPVLSIIKFKDIHEVIERANNTMYGLAAAVWTQDVTKVHAIANNLRAGTVWVNCYDVFDAAAPFGGFKQSGIGRELGEYGLQQYTEVKTVTIKL, from the coding sequence ATGGTTACAACGACAGAACCGAAACAGCAGGTCAAAATCGGCCCAACCAAACTACTGATTAATAATGAGTGGGTAGATAGTGTCAGTGGTCGCCGATTTGCCACAATCAATCCAACTACAGGCGATGTGATCTGCGAAGTCGCAGAAGCAGATGCAGCCGATGTCGATAAAGCCGTGCAAGCAGCACGTCACGCCTTTAAAGGTGGGGAATGGCGCAATATGTCTGCAACCCGTCGGGGTGAGTTGCTTTATCGGTTAGCTGATTTAATTGAACAGAATATTGACGAGTTAGCGCGACTAGAAACCCTAGATAACGGCAAACCACTACAAGATTCTTTAGGAGACTTGGGTTTAGTTATTGCCTGTTATCGCTATTACGCAGGTTGGGCTGATAAAGTCCAAGGTAAAACTATCCCGATTAACGGCCCTTACTTTTGCTACACCCGTCATGAGCCTGTGGGGGTAGTTGGGCAAATTATCCCGTGGAATTTCCCCTTGTTAATGCAGGCGTGGAAATTAGCCCCAGCTTTGGCAACAGGTAATACTGTGGTGATGAAAACGGCGGAACAAACACCGTTATCAGCATTACGGGTGGGAGAATTAATTATTGAGGCTGGTTTTCCCCCTGGGGTAGTGAATCTGTTATCAGGATACGGCCCAACGGCTGGGGCAGCGATCGCATATCATCGAGACATCGACAAAGTTGCTTTCACAGGTTCCACAGAAGTGGGACACCTGATTATGGAAGCGGCGGCGAAAAGTAACTTAAAGCGTGTCACTTTAGAACTCGGTGGAAAAAGCCCAAATATTGTGTTTGCGGATGCAGACATGGATGCCGCGATCGCAGGTTCCCACGAAGCTTTATTCTTTAACCAAGGTCAATGCTGTTGTGCTGGTTCGCGGCTATTTGTCGAAGAAAAATGCTATGACGAATTTGTGGCGAGAACTGTGGAAAAAGCTAGACAGCGAATTGTCGGCGATCCCTTTGATGCTGCTACAGAACAAGGGCCGCAGGTAGACCAAGAGCAATTTAACAAAGTCATGAGTTACATCGAATCTGGGATGCGAGAAGGCGCTCAGATGCTTTGTGGTGGACAACAAGTTGGTGACAAAGGTTACTTTATCGCCCCTACAGTTTTTGCTGATGTGCGTGATGACATGAAAATTGCCCAAGAAGAAATCTTTGGCCCTGTACTGAGCATTATTAAATTCAAAGATATTCACGAAGTCATTGAACGGGCAAATAACACCATGTACGGACTCGCCGCCGCCGTCTGGACACAGGATGTTACCAAAGTTCATGCGATCGCTAACAATCTCCGTGCAGGTACAGTCTGGGTCAATTGCTACGACGTATTTGATGCTGCTGCACCCTTTGGTGGTTTCAAGCAATCTGGTATTGGTCGGGAACTAGGTGAATATGGCTTACAGCAATACACCGAAGTTAAGACTGTTACCATCAAACTGTAA